In the Nitrospirota bacterium genome, one interval contains:
- a CDS encoding efflux RND transporter permease subunit, translating into MWLTLLALRNRIGVLMLSLAMLILGGTSVQRLPVDLFPQIQVPVAFVGVIYKGAPPLDIEQSVVYPIEKAVSSASNVEHVESFAKQGIGAVQIWFNWGTDINAGQMEVMQRVTQILNSLPPGILQPFIVKFDVSNIPVSLVTVSSDDLDERALYDLAYNTIAPQIEQIANVAAATVEGGKIRQININLDPALLNARSLSILDVVKSVKAANLILPSGDIKAGNLDYNVFTNNQFRTVDPIQDVIVKVNQQGSPVRVRDVGTVTDSSDIQTNIVRTDGARAVYLRVNKQPIANTVAVVDALRAALPKMVGIPPGVKVGISFDQSVYIRQSIRNLAEQALHGSLLAALVILIFLRSLTSTLIISVAIPLSIMVTFIVLYFSGQTLNVFTLGGLALGIGRLVDDSIVELENIQRHLNTTRRRWDAILEAAREVAMPIFASTVTTVVVFLPIFFVAGIARLLLIPLTITIAISLFTSFFVSRTVTPALCYKFLKPEQDSHRSMPPWFIRLFDWSRERYESLDRSYDESLRWVLAHRRLFITSVLLLFASSLALVPKIGTEFLPVSDESQFRIILRGPVGQRVEKTEQQVAEVERVLRAHIPAEELETIVSSTGVLAQGRSSLFNPNTGPHTSGISVHLVTPDKRKRSQVQIMNDVRPKVLALFPGVAMFFDPGGLIKRITSFGSQKSVDVEIYGYDFEKAREVIRQVESVMQQTPGLADIEVSREENYPEVNVVVDREKAALLGISETDVATAVLFSLNGNGQTDPIIYTDPQNGNEYYISAWLAEEHRKDLTAIENIVLTSRTGEPILLKNVASLKLNAGPVKIDRKYFQRVIHLTANPVDRDLGAIATDLEEALAKIQLPTGFNIRLAGQIQQQRETFEGLLFASVLALALVYMVMAAQFKSLIDPFVIMFSVPMGFPGVILILFLTETTLSTTSMMGIIMMLGIVVSNGVLLVDYTNVLRRRGQELHDAAVAAARTRLRPILMTSLATVLGLLPMAIGWGTGGETNAPLARAVVGGLSVSTILTLFLIPTVYVILEEWFPRHRDNPPEDADWIPPEPGQVPAGR; encoded by the coding sequence ATGTGGCTGACCCTCCTCGCACTTCGCAATCGCATCGGCGTCCTGATGCTGTCCTTGGCCATGCTGATCCTGGGCGGCACCTCCGTACAACGGCTACCGGTTGATCTCTTTCCACAGATTCAAGTGCCCGTGGCGTTCGTCGGGGTCATCTATAAAGGTGCCCCGCCGCTCGACATCGAACAGAGTGTCGTCTATCCCATCGAGAAAGCCGTCAGTTCCGCGTCGAACGTCGAACATGTCGAGTCGTTCGCCAAGCAGGGCATCGGTGCGGTGCAGATCTGGTTCAACTGGGGCACGGACATTAACGCCGGCCAGATGGAGGTGATGCAGCGAGTCACCCAAATTCTTAACAGCCTCCCGCCAGGCATTCTGCAACCTTTCATCGTCAAGTTCGATGTCTCGAATATCCCCGTCTCCCTCGTGACGGTCTCGAGCGACGATCTCGACGAACGGGCCCTGTACGACCTGGCCTATAATACAATTGCACCGCAGATCGAACAGATTGCCAACGTCGCCGCTGCCACCGTGGAAGGCGGGAAGATCCGTCAAATCAACATCAACCTCGACCCGGCGCTGTTGAACGCCAGGAGCCTTTCAATCCTTGATGTCGTCAAATCTGTAAAGGCCGCCAACCTCATTCTCCCCTCGGGCGACATCAAAGCCGGCAATTTGGACTACAACGTCTTCACCAATAATCAGTTCCGTACCGTCGATCCGATCCAGGATGTGATCGTAAAGGTCAACCAGCAAGGCAGCCCCGTGCGAGTGCGGGATGTCGGGACCGTGACCGATTCGTCGGACATTCAGACCAACATCGTGAGGACGGACGGGGCCAGGGCCGTGTATCTGCGGGTGAACAAACAGCCCATCGCCAACACCGTGGCGGTGGTGGATGCGCTGCGTGCCGCCCTGCCGAAGATGGTCGGCATTCCGCCAGGTGTGAAGGTCGGCATCTCCTTCGACCAATCGGTCTATATCCGCCAGTCGATCAGAAACCTCGCCGAACAGGCGCTGCACGGATCGCTGCTGGCCGCATTAGTCATCCTGATCTTCCTCCGTAGTCTTACGAGCACGCTGATCATCTCAGTCGCCATTCCCCTCTCGATCATGGTGACCTTCATCGTGCTGTACTTCTCAGGACAAACCCTGAACGTGTTCACCCTGGGAGGCCTGGCCCTCGGGATCGGCCGACTCGTCGACGATTCCATCGTGGAACTCGAAAACATTCAACGCCATTTGAATACCACGCGTCGCCGCTGGGACGCGATCCTGGAAGCGGCCCGCGAGGTGGCCATGCCTATTTTCGCTTCGACAGTCACCACGGTCGTCGTCTTTCTCCCGATTTTCTTCGTCGCGGGAATTGCCCGCCTGCTCCTGATTCCCTTGACCATCACGATCGCGATTTCACTGTTTACTTCCTTCTTCGTGTCCCGCACGGTGACCCCGGCACTCTGCTACAAATTCCTGAAGCCGGAACAGGATTCTCACCGGTCGATGCCGCCATGGTTCATCCGCCTGTTCGACTGGAGCCGCGAACGCTACGAGTCCCTGGACAGAAGTTACGACGAATCACTCCGCTGGGTCTTGGCGCACCGCCGGCTCTTCATCACTAGCGTCCTGCTCCTCTTCGCCTCCTCGCTCGCGCTGGTGCCTAAGATCGGGACGGAATTTTTGCCAGTGTCGGATGAAAGTCAGTTCCGGATCATACTGCGCGGACCGGTCGGTCAACGAGTGGAAAAAACCGAGCAGCAGGTGGCCGAGGTCGAACGGGTGCTGCGGGCACATATTCCTGCCGAGGAGCTGGAAACCATCGTCTCCAGTACCGGCGTGTTGGCCCAGGGCCGGTCCTCCCTGTTCAATCCGAACACCGGGCCCCATACGTCGGGCATCTCCGTCCATCTCGTCACGCCGGACAAACGGAAGCGAAGCCAGGTGCAAATTATGAACGACGTGAGGCCCAAGGTATTAGCACTCTTTCCGGGTGTCGCGATGTTTTTTGACCCGGGCGGGCTCATCAAGCGGATCACCAGTTTTGGATCGCAGAAGTCTGTCGACGTCGAAATTTATGGGTACGATTTCGAGAAAGCGCGGGAGGTCATCCGGCAGGTCGAAAGTGTCATGCAGCAAACACCGGGTCTCGCCGACATCGAAGTCAGCCGCGAGGAGAATTATCCCGAGGTCAACGTGGTGGTGGACCGTGAGAAGGCTGCTCTCCTCGGTATCAGTGAAACAGACGTCGCCACCGCCGTCCTCTTCTCACTCAATGGCAACGGCCAAACCGACCCCATCATCTACACCGACCCCCAAAACGGGAACGAGTACTACATCAGCGCCTGGCTCGCGGAGGAGCATCGAAAGGATCTGACGGCAATCGAAAATATCGTGTTGACCTCACGAACCGGAGAACCGATCCTTCTCAAAAACGTCGCCTCGCTCAAGCTCAATGCCGGCCCGGTGAAGATCGACCGCAAGTACTTTCAGCGGGTGATCCATCTAACCGCTAACCCCGTGGACCGGGACCTCGGTGCCATCGCCACCGACCTGGAGGAGGCCCTGGCCAAGATCCAGCTGCCCACGGGCTTCAACATCCGGTTGGCCGGCCAGATCCAGCAGCAGAGAGAAACGTTTGAAGGCTTGCTGTTTGCATCGGTCCTGGCCCTGGCCCTTGTGTATATGGTGATGGCCGCTCAGTTCAAGTCGTTGATCGACCCCTTCGTGATCATGTTTTCGGTTCCGATGGGTTTCCCCGGAGTGATCCTGATCCTTTTTCTGACCGAGACAACCCTCTCCACCACTTCGATGATGGGCATCATCATGATGCTGGGCATCGTCGTCTCAAACGGCGTCCTGCTGGTGGATTATACAAACGTGCTGCGGAGGCGGGGACAGGAGCTACACGACGCGGCAGTCGCCGCTGCCCGGACTAGGCTCCGGCCCATTCTGATGACTTCCCTTGCCACCGTCCTTGGACTGCTTCCCATGGCCATCGGATGGGGGACCGGCGGTGAGACGAACGCTCCCTTGGCGCGCGCAGTCGTCGGAGGACTCAGTGTCTCCACGATCCTCACACTCTTCCTGATCCCCACGGTCTATGTGATCTTGGAGGAATGGTTCCCGCGGCATAGAGACAACCCCCCGGAAGATGCCGACTGGATACCGCCAGAGCCGGGACAGGTGCCGGCTGGCCGATAG
- a CDS encoding DUF2914 domain-containing protein: MSPLSRVQSFLAKPFMPALFFFSGVGYDTLTLTRIDRLQDNLLLLLYLVLLGLLIVLTGRLGIEPLPGREQLTSLTPFTSWVLRMRPYFPMAVQFLLGGLFSAYAVFYSRSATLTSTGIFFALLVALLVGNEFLRDRLSSLRLLVSLYAVVCFAFFTFFLPVMTGFMNVAIFLVGAGLSVAVTLRVVQLIYRNNPDRSKREAIGVTAPACALIGLLVCFYFLNWIPPVPLALKFGGIYHEVKKTGDQFELTFDKKWYQIWKRSDDTFPANEPIYCFTAVFAPVALNTTVYHHWYFRPNDNTPFTHADKIPLKISGGREGGYRAYTFKQRLDPGDWRVDVEAEDGRIIGRVSVKVEDQGAAQPALRAFSY, translated from the coding sequence ATGAGCCCACTGTCCAGAGTGCAATCGTTCCTCGCGAAGCCCTTCATGCCGGCGTTGTTCTTTTTTTCAGGTGTCGGCTATGACACTTTAACCCTGACCCGCATCGATAGGCTCCAAGACAATCTCTTGCTGCTGCTCTATCTGGTACTGTTGGGTCTGCTCATTGTGCTGACAGGGCGGTTGGGCATTGAGCCGTTGCCGGGTCGGGAACAGTTAACCTCGCTCACACCCTTTACCAGCTGGGTGCTGCGGATGAGGCCCTACTTTCCAATGGCCGTGCAATTCCTCTTGGGCGGCCTCTTCAGCGCCTATGCCGTGTTCTACTCCCGCAGCGCAACACTCACGAGCACGGGGATTTTCTTTGCCCTGCTAGTCGCGCTGTTGGTCGGCAATGAATTTCTGCGCGATCGGCTTTCCAGTCTGCGTCTTTTAGTGAGTCTCTACGCGGTAGTCTGCTTCGCCTTTTTCACATTCTTTCTGCCGGTTATGACCGGTTTCATGAATGTTGCGATCTTTCTGGTTGGGGCGGGGCTCAGCGTTGCCGTGACCCTTCGGGTTGTCCAACTGATTTACCGAAACAACCCGGACCGCTCAAAGCGCGAGGCAATCGGAGTGACGGCTCCTGCCTGCGCCCTTATCGGCCTCCTCGTCTGCTTCTATTTTCTCAACTGGATCCCACCTGTGCCGCTCGCGTTGAAATTCGGCGGTATTTATCATGAGGTGAAGAAGACCGGCGACCAGTTCGAACTGACGTTTGATAAGAAGTGGTATCAAATTTGGAAACGGTCTGACGATACCTTTCCGGCCAACGAGCCCATCTACTGCTTCACCGCGGTCTTTGCCCCTGTTGCTCTGAATACCACGGTCTACCATCACTGGTACTTTCGCCCCAATGATAATACGCCCTTCACACACGCAGACAAAATCCCACTCAAGATTTCCGGCGGGCGCGAAGGTGGCTATAGGGCCTATACGTTCAAGCAACGACTCGATCCCGGCGACTGGCGCGTGGACGTTGAAGCTGAAGACGGACGCATCATCGGGCGTGTCTCAGTCAAGGTTGAAGATCAAGGAGCGGCACAACCGGCGTTGAGGGCATTCTCGTACTGA
- a CDS encoding SCP2 sterol-binding domain-containing protein, translating to MNPTTVKEIFERLPGQLDSDAAEDLDAVYQFDLSGAQGGQYILTIREGACQVAEGIHVDPHVVFSMAGEDCIKVLNGQLSGTAAAMSGRLKISGDIGLAMQLKALFPTLG from the coding sequence ATGAATCCCACCACTGTCAAAGAGATTTTCGAACGTCTTCCAGGCCAGCTCGATTCAGATGCCGCCGAGGATCTTGACGCGGTCTACCAGTTCGATCTGAGCGGCGCGCAGGGCGGGCAATACATTCTCACGATCCGGGAGGGAGCCTGTCAGGTCGCGGAAGGGATCCATGTGGACCCGCACGTCGTGTTCTCGATGGCTGGAGAGGACTGCATCAAGGTTCTGAACGGCCAGTTGAGCGGGACAGCCGCAGCGATGTCGGGCCGGCTCAAGATCAGCGGGGATATTGGCCTGGCGATGCAACTGAAGGCACTCTTTCCAACCCTCGGATAA
- a CDS encoding S-adenosylmethionine decarboxylase, with the protein MSSSTDSESAIFPSESPVAASLAPQEMVGEGKAWGLCTAVDLQECHPDLIRNADHIRRYVVELCELIDMKRFGECQVVDFGSGRVAGYSMVQLISTSLISGHFANDTNNAYLDIFSCKGYDPAVVEAFSKEFFGARRSAATVTLRY; encoded by the coding sequence ATGAGTAGCTCGACTGATTCCGAGTCCGCAATCTTTCCATCTGAGTCCCCGGTAGCCGCTTCCCTCGCACCCCAGGAGATGGTGGGTGAGGGGAAGGCATGGGGACTCTGCACCGCAGTTGACCTTCAAGAGTGTCACCCCGACCTGATCCGCAATGCCGACCATATCCGTCGCTATGTCGTCGAACTGTGCGAGCTCATCGACATGAAGCGTTTTGGCGAGTGCCAGGTCGTCGATTTCGGCTCAGGCCGCGTGGCCGGCTATTCCATGGTGCAGCTGATCTCGACGTCGTTGATCAGCGGCCATTTCGCGAATGATACGAACAACGCCTACCTCGACATTTTCAGCTGCAAGGGTTATGACCCTGCCGTCGTCGAGGCGTTCTCCAAGGAATTTTTTGGCGCCCGTCGCAGCGCCGCGACCGTTACGCTTCGTTACTAG
- a CDS encoding PilZ domain-containing protein, protein MGFKRKASRVETGRDGRLQRGSLSAPCKVLDVSETGVRIESRLFVKTGDALQLVIELERGRTLTCGLQVVHVRTPKFGTKIVSISPEDNERLAHILDDNVQTSFSRR, encoded by the coding sequence ATGGGGTTCAAGCGAAAAGCATCACGCGTCGAGACCGGCCGGGATGGCCGGCTGCAGCGAGGATCACTCTCAGCGCCCTGTAAGGTATTGGATGTCAGCGAGACTGGTGTCCGGATTGAGAGCCGTTTGTTTGTGAAGACCGGTGATGCGCTTCAACTTGTCATCGAGCTTGAGAGGGGGAGAACGTTGACTTGTGGCTTGCAGGTTGTCCATGTGCGCACCCCTAAGTTCGGCACAAAGATCGTCTCGATCAGTCCAGAGGACAACGAGCGACTGGCCCATATCCTCGACGACAATGTGCAGACCAGTTTTTCTCGCCGGTAA
- a CDS encoding DUF1499 domain-containing protein, producing MSIRTLAPCPASPNCVSTQAQDEGHAILPIRYRKSRVEAKEGLKEFIRALPRTRLVEEDESYLHYEFTSLLLRFVDDVEFVFDDEAKTIHFRSASRTGYGDLGVNRARMEQVRALAGEKL from the coding sequence ATGAGCATACGGACCCTCGCCCCTTGCCCCGCCAGTCCTAACTGCGTCTCGACGCAAGCGCAGGACGAGGGCCATGCCATTCTGCCGATTCGTTACCGCAAGTCTCGGGTTGAGGCCAAGGAGGGGTTGAAGGAATTTATCCGGGCTTTGCCCCGTACCAGACTCGTCGAGGAAGACGAGTCCTACCTGCATTACGAGTTCACCAGCCTGCTGCTCCGGTTCGTGGACGATGTGGAGTTTGTCTTCGACGACGAAGCGAAGACAATTCACTTTCGTTCTGCTTCACGGACCGGCTATGGCGATTTGGGCGTCAATCGCGCCCGCATGGAACAGGTACGCGCCCTTGCGGGAGAAAAGCTGTAG